The genomic segment TATGACACAAAAGATAGACTCTGCCCTTGTAATGATCTTCAGAGCTGAGCTGCTAGAGGAGCTGTTATTGGATTGGGCTGCAAATATTTCAGGAGCTTGTGGAATATAAACCAAGCTGTTTTAAGATGTTCTTGGTGCCCATACCGGTCCCACACACTACTCTGTGTGGGGTCCTCATATTTTGGCCAGTGGGTGCACTATTAAGAATACAGAAAAATGAGTGGATCTTGGTGGTCACACACGTCAATGCCCCAAGCATCATGCAGTCAGCCTGTGCCCTCTGTGTTCCTACCAGGCCTCTCAGGACACAGAAGAGTGCAGCAGGAAGGCAGTAGAGAACGAAGAGCAGGTCTAGGGGCCTCTGCACCAGGCCCTTCCTCTGGGCTTCCTCAATACTCTGAACACAAAATAAACGCCATATCacaatccatccatcttctaaccactttacCCAACACAGGGTCatgagggagccagagcctatcccagcaagcaatgggctcaagATATGGTACACCATGGTCAGTATGACAGTCCTTCATGGGGCAGACAGATAcaatcacagacacactcataccagCGCCACTTTTTTCAGGAGCCAATTTGCCTACTAgagtgtctttgaactgtgggagaaaatgagagctcctggaggaaacctgcactaacacagggagaacatacaaactccacacagacagcactccaggtccagaactgaacccagagctccagcgctgcgaggcagcagtgctaaccactgcaccactgtgtaaCTTTTCCACAATGATATTTGACAAAACAATCCTGTGATGTCTATCCACCTTTTATTCATCATAAACTTATTAACTTTTGTTATAATAAAAAAGGCAGCTattcaggaggtctcccctaaTGGATTTCCAAGTCGGCATTATTTCACCAGAGTTTTAATCACGTAGATATACATCTAGAACAATTCATGGGGAACTCTTCCCAGACCCCGTGTTTCATAAAAGTAACTTAAAGGTTCACTTCatgttaaatgtaaaatacagccccacaaaataaaataacccaGATTTATCACAGAATTATCACATTTGAATCCTACTCAAGGGAGGACTGCATTGCTTTGAAAAACCACATAACTTGCAGTACCTGAACAAcgattttttttgtactttttcacAAGCATTCTTTATCTGCCTACCTTCCAAACATTTAGCTGATTTCAGCACATCTAGGTAAAAGTTAGTTGTTTAAATTAGATACATTAAAAACCTGAAGTGTCAATGAAATCAGGGGATTTCTATGCAAGTGCTGGTCAAGCTGTGATCTTTATATACACAGTGTACTTCAGCACACTGGGCTTCtaggtttattttttagttattttaccAGAGGCGGTGCTTGTCTTGTGCAGGGCTGACTGAAGATCCGGAAGCAAGCCCACACCGACACCAGGACATATGGAGCAGTGACGAAGAAGGACGGACTCAGCTGAGTCCCATACTTCcctaaaaagaaaattacagaaaattaCACCTCTTTCCCTGCAAGCATCATGAgtgcacagagagcagacaccaCTGGACTAAAGGCAAAGCTAAAGTCCCTCATTAAGGACTTGCTCTTGGTCTAGGCCCGAAGAAAGACAAGATAGGGTTCAGAACACAGGTAAAAACACTGAGACAGAAGAAGCTACATAGAAAAATGACCTAAGCATTTATgctgacacatcatttacatcttctaaaTAACATGGGGAAGTTAAAAATAGACTTTAAATCTAGGAATGGTATGTTACAATTGTTTAACACACATATATGGTCTCATTAAGAATACCATGTACAATACTGGTTACCAATTTATAGAAAAGATGTCGTTGCTCTGGAATCTGTCCAGAGAGGAATGACTAGATACATTCTGACAGGTTGAAGGaaatgaacctttttagtcctgAACAAAAGACTataagttttcaaaacctctagGGATCTGACcgatttcttcagaatggacAGTGAGGCATGAACCAGAAGGGACATGTAGAAACTACATGAAACTGCTCTTAAAACGgtgaaaggggggggggggacatctttacacaaagggttgtaggagtatggaacaagctatccagtcaTGAAAGCTGacatcctggcttctttcaaaaaaggGCAGAATGAGGCCCTGGAATCAATTAACCTCTAAGTACCAAACAGGGCAGGGGGggcgaatggcctcctctcatttgtaatctctCGTGTTCTTATAGACCGTTAAATCTTTTTAAGAACTTGATGCTTCAATTaagtaaaatacagaaaagaaaaaaaaactccagtcTCAGGCTTCACAGCATTCTGTCCAGCCAGGCAACTGAAACTATTTGGCTGCAGAGTCTCGTAATAATGACATCATCACTGTTTCACTCAGCGAAGAGTCAGCGGCTAGAAACTGTAACTGCTTTGCCCAGTAACATTATTCTTTGATGTGTGAGACAGTTAACAGTGTTCAGAAACATAAACTAAACACTTTCCTGAGACATGAAGGGTTTAGAAGCACAAATTTGTCTTACCAACAATGTTTCCGGGAATGTAGACTATGAGACGCATTAGGAAAGACCCCACCCAGTACAGGCCAATTGCTCTGTAACTCTCCCtaccagggaaaaaaaaagttctgttcAGACTGACAGAAGCCTTTGCAAATCACAGTCTTGCAAGTTCAATAACGCATATCTATATTAGGAGAAGAATTCAGACATTCAGAAAACATCTGTAAAAAAGCAATTTTACAGATGAAACATCAGTTTTGCATTTGTCCAAACAGCTTGTGGTTGAATGGGTTTCACATTCTGGAGATTATTTGGCACAGACTGGATTTCCAGTGGAAAAAGTGAAACGTCTGTTCATGATGGTATCTCATTGTTAGGAACATACTAAGAATTGCAGGGTCACATGCAGTTCAGCAGCCTAATTAGGCAAAATAGGTATAAGtgataaaacatgttttaattatCCTTTCATTATAGTACATTAGCATATATgaacaattaaattaaagtcTAGGTTGGATGGATTTGTCAATTGCATGGATTGTACTTGctcattaatatatttaaaggaGTAATGACAGCACCTCATTACTTCATTCTTACCCCCAGGTTATTGCTGCTACCATGAGCAAATACATGAGATAGTGCACACAGCCATCCCAGTAACAGATCATGTGTCCGTGAGCTGTGTTCATGTAGGGCTCTCCCTGGAAAACACCAGCACAGCCATGAAGATCAGTGGAGAGAAAACAGAGGGTCCTGCAACGAATGAAGGCTCAAACTGAtatggagtaccacaggggtctgtaATAGGACCTTATTCTCTTCTTCTTCTCTTCCTAACTCATAACATTTATCTAGAATCTGGTCTGACTAGATTAAATCAGAttagaaaaaaactgcaaagaagaTTCAAAAGAGATTGAGGCAAAATTCAAAATGGGTTAACACAGAGCTGGTTTCATCCAATTTAGGCAAGATCAGAGTTTTATAGAGATATAATGTACAAATGGAAGAAACTCTGGGCATTCAGAATTTCTTAAGAGTTTGGTATTTTAGGTTGATATTTTCCATCTTCTAGCCAGTGTGGGaaatcaataaaaatgcaaacagaatTGTAGGATGTATACTTAAAAGGTTAGAGTTTAAATAAAGGGATGTTataatattgtacagtacattgcagtaTTGGAAGGCCTTGTTTTGAATACTCTATACAGTTGTGGGCACCACGTTATATATTATTAATCACATTATTCTCAGGCTGAatggaatgtcctacactgacaggttaAAGAGCTGAACTTTTATAGTCTTGAATAAAGAAGACTACTAAGGGACCTAATCCAAGAGTTTAGAATCTtcaaggcactgacaaagtcaacccagtggacaGAATTTAGAtcaacagtgaaaaacaaactaGAGGATACAAGATCAAACTATTTGGAAGTGTGTTTTAAACTGTGAACAGGATGAACTTcgttacacaaagggttgtgggtgtaTGGAACAAGTTAGCCAGCCATGATGTTGATGGTGATACCCTGACATCATTCAAGAGACAGCTTATTACAAACTACAGCCAAGGAGAATGCTGCTCTCTGGCCAGTTTGCAATGGACATATGATGTCATCCTAGCACCTATTCTTTATCACACTACTCTTctgagttattttattttatcagaGCAAAGCTATTTACCCTGATAAACTAACAAGGTTTCATTGAATGACTTTCAGCCTTACTGCTTAAGTAAATCTCAGCATGGTCAAAGTATTTTATTGAAATGCACtttgtaattgtattttatttgattCTGTGCATTGTTAGAAgggaaatatattaaaaagctcACATATCTGGTGGTTCTTCAAAGGTAACAAATCATTTACTTTGTCAAGGGTTAATATTACTCCACATATGTACACATGACTTACTGACATTTCTCAAATTGACTTTAAAAACCACTTCCCTGTTGAGACACTTGTCAACAGGAAACCCCAGCTGAAATTCTGAAGAAATTCCTTAGACTCctgctggaaaataaaaagttacACTAGATATATGCTGAGTTCCCTTTTTAACATGTCAATGGCATGTTTCTGGTTCTTGCAGGGCACTGTCAATAAGACTGGGATGTTCTTAAGTAAAACCAGACATTTACTTCACTTACCTCTTTCAAATAAAAGGTCATGAAACCGTCTATGATGCCATCTTGTTCAAGTCCTATAATGAGGTTCACAACACTCAAGAAGGCAAATATGGCATAGACTGGagagaaaaaatcaaaatgaagaCACCACTTAATGTGGACACGAATCACAACTTTGAACTGCTGCCCCTTATTCCCTGGACATCTCCCACATAAGGCACTGAATTCTGGAAACTGCTTCTCATGCGACGTGACGTGAAACCATTTCATTTTGACCTCTGCTGTTTCACAACAAGAAAACACTTATGCAGTTAATTACCAATATCTGCTGTTCCAATCAAAAcaactgctgtactgtatgttagcagttattttaattgatttgcATGGAATTTCTGACAGACATCATTGCACTGATCTCCCCTGAGCTATTTCCTCTGGATTTGTGTAGCTATGGGTTTTATCCCTGTCTGAATCTTCACTAGAAGCTTGTATAACTGAACTGTGTCCCACTCATGTTTTCACAAGCAACATGTTTTCTCGGGCTGAGCCTGTTTTAGCACTGACTGAACAATGCTGCTGGGGGCAGGCAGCTGTCGAGCGCCACAGAGATTGGGGGCTGGCCTTTTTAGGACAAAAGCAAAATTGAAAGGGAATGGATAGGGCTCCAAACTTGCAACTAAAATGTTGTGCATTAAAATCCCAGGTGAGGCACAGCACTCAGAATGCTCCAGTGAATGtcttgctgtataaatgggtattCTTCAGGTCATCACTGCAAAAGTGAATTTGATCTTAACTGGTTTATCTGAACTATATAACAAAAAACGTTTTATTAGTATGagtgtaaatgtacagtatgatgaatTGGGCCGTTAGAAATGGTACACCTGCTTTTCAATGAAAGCCAGTCAGCTCTGAGTGTTGACTATTGCAGACAAGCTGAACTGAGTGAAAATGATGAAAGCAGTCACCCAAGAAAAGACAGAGGTATCCAAAGTAACTTCAGATTAGAAAGGAGGTCGACGTTCAAAAGAATTCTGGCACAGATGCTCACTGTGACAGACAAACATGGCAAAGCGAGGTTCGCGTTTCTTCCCTCTATGCATGAAGGCAATTTAAAAGGTCTCAACACTTCCATGTAAAGAAAGACTGTAGTCATGAATGGTTAAAATTCCCCATGCTGATATAGAATCACTGCAGTTACTGTTGTTCATTTGTACGCGGTGTTCTATCATTTTTATCAAATATTTGCACACTTAATTCAGGGCAGCAGTACGGTCAAGCACTTGAccgaaaaaaaacattatacaacATTACAGATGGGAGATCTTTTTCTTACCATAGAAAAGAGGGTCCTTCGGCGGACTTCGCTTAAGCAACACTCGTGCCAGTATGGCTATGATGAGCAAAACTAAAGCTCCGGCGACCAGAACCGCTCCAGTACTGGGAAAAGACAGTGTATTGAGCACacgcataaaatatttctcctCAGTAGTTCACAACCTCTTAAAAATTAGATTAATTATAAAAGTTGGTGCCGAACATAAAACACGAGAGTGGTCAGGCGGTTAGGTTCACAATTTACATGTATTCTAGTGGCCGACTGTTTGAGAGATGATCTTAACCTGCAAAGCAAATGTACATTAgctaaattttattttgaatgataCCAAGTTGCTTCCTTTTTTACTTCATTCGGCAATCATTCGAAATATATAAATCAACAGCTTTAGAAAAGCATACACAATAGGCGGGCCAACATACAGTAGACTCACCTGTTCGTAtaaaacagaaagttaaaaatgtatgtGATGGGTATTGACAGAAAAGACAGCACAAAAACTCCAGTTCCAGCTGAAGCACTCATTGCAGAAAAACTTCCGTATTGTCGCTACGGTCAACgttctaaaaatgcatttttgctaagaaaaaaagtggaaaaacagGAGTCGTTTTTGAAATACGCTGGTCCCTCACGGAGCAAGCCAAGGCGCAGTTTCGCCAAGCACGGATTACCAATCAGGGAATGCGCGCACTGGTCCAGGATCTCCCGGGAGAGAGCTGGCGCCCGTGCGCTCAGGAGAGGGGACTGCGGGCTCCGGCGCGACCCTCTGGGCACGGTTGGAAAATGACGCACGAAGTACTCGCTCAGACACAAGGCGATGGCTTGCCTGCAGTTCCAAATTTGCTCTTCCAGGtcgaaaatgcaaaaaataggACACGCTGATGTCTCCACagctctttaaacatttttatcaacCAATGGTTTCAGAAGGCTGCGGTGCAGTGTAGAAACCAGCGAGGCGGAGCTGTGCAAGCACGCACGCATGCCCGTACACACTTCTGTCTTCAACAGTAGGGTCATTTCCAAACCTCTCTTCTTCAGGACAATCTTTGCTCCTCACTCTTCGAATCCAGGGGTAaatagtaaaagtaaaaaaaaaacaagtctatataaagtatatatatattacgtAATCTAAACGCATTTTAATGTATTAGATTTTTAGATTTAGAAGTTAGAAAAGGCGGGAGAATATTAAGCAGCAAAAACTCGTTCACTCCCGATGTTGCATAATCGTACTTCACTATAACTGCAATGGTTTAATTTAGCTACATGCCaataaaaatgccaaaaagGTTATAACTTTTATTTCTGTAGCAAAACTGATGAGAAACCTTTTTTGCAATAGCAGCCGTGATACCTAAAATATCCCAGTCCGTTATGTTTAAACACCTAATTATGTGGCCACGAGGAATCTAATGACTTTTTAGGTGTAACGAGTGAAACTGAAACGAGTTTGTTCTGACATCATGCACATTTAAGGAACTTTCAAGGACAAGCagccctctgctggccacaggcAGTATTGTACACCTAATGCGCTCATTCCTGAATTCTGCATTTTCAATCCGACACAAACAAggagcaaacaaaatgtttatatcaGCTCTAAATCGGGGCAAAAACTGAATAAACAGTCGAAAGCAGGTActttgatttcttgattgacAACGTATAGCTAAACAAATACGTTAaggaaaaaccttttttttatttagaacgTACTTTCAAAATCATACACCATAACCTAACACAAACATACCTGTTACCAAGTTACAACAGCAAATAGTAAGGTGACTCATAGTTATAAATAGGAAACTCTTTGAAGATGTCCAATGTCCAATATATCAAACAAGTATTTCGTCCTCagcaaagaagaaaatgatACCAAGACAGAGGCTGTGCAAAGACAGTGTCGAATTAAATATTAATCTAGGAG from the Lepisosteus oculatus isolate fLepOcu1 chromosome 5, fLepOcu1.hap2, whole genome shotgun sequence genome contains:
- the LOC102697086 gene encoding transmembrane 6 superfamily member 1 isoform X1, translated to MSASAGTGVFVLSFLSIPITYIFNFLFYTNSTGAVLVAGALVLLIIAILARVLLKRSPPKDPLFYVYAIFAFLSVVNLIIGLEQDGIIDGFMTFYLKEGEPYMNTAHGHMICYWDGCVHYLMYLLMVAAITWGESYRAIGLYWVGSFLMRLIVYIPGNIVGKYGTQLSPSFFVTAPYVLVSVWACFRIFSQPCTRQAPPLSIEEAQRKGLVQRPLDLLFVLYCLPAALFCVLRGLVVLDCPSTPCQVYLQHREPYLKDPAAYPKIQMLVNLFYSVPCYTVTIYGLLVPGCSWIPDLALVHAGAVAQAQFSHIGASLHTRTPFTYRVPEEAKNLFLIINILYGVVPQLFCYRCVSRPEFFLRRKEDKKTE